The genomic DNA TCcacgctcttcttcttcttcttcttagtacattctcttttcttgtggtgtgtgtgtgttgtgcaTTTGGATTGTATAATTGATTTTGCTTTGCATTTGGATTATATTTGTGGAGTGTGTTGTGGACCTGTGGTTGTTCACTTGGATTGCGGTTTTCATTTTCCAATTGTTTCAGACTATATTTTTTACACAATCAACGTACAGTTTATGCTATTAGGTAAAATCCAAGCTTCAATCTGTTGGTTTCTCTTTCATCTTGCAGTGTGTTCGATTGTGTGATAATAAATACTAACAAGATCCAGAtgaaaaacttttgattttgctAAATGCATGAAGATCTTGTACTCAGATTCTCTAATGTCAATCCCCTAAAGCCTTCCTCTGTCTTTTTTGATCTTAAACAGTTCAACTAGATTTAAGACTCGGGTTTGGAGCAAATTAGAGAAcacaaaatccctaaaattCGCCCAACACTCCATCCATGTACGAGCAATTGAAGAACTCAGAACCCAGCAAGAGtgctaaaaaaagaaacatgagtCCATCCACCATGTGAAAATCACAAACAGACGACGTCTAAATCCCACCAAGTGGCTCATTCAGAGCCTTCTTCAGAAAGAGATGCAAGCTACACTGACAAGCAAAATGGTATTAGATCATTTTTCATACAATAATGAGCTTTTAAATGTTTTTGCCATATGGTTTTGATGATACCAAAAACTGATTTACGATCCCCTCTGAAACTTGTAACAAATTAATGAACCTTTAGATGTTTATTCCACAAAAGAAGCAGTTTGAAGACTGGCTATTTGTTATTACACCTGACTCTGATTTGTCTTTTGCTTGATAGGGTTCTGAATTCTCAAGTCTCTTCTCAGCCTTGACGGGCTCGTTTAGATGCCTGCACTGCACTGTTCCTCATTGGCACTGCCACTGGCAAGTTTTAGATTTTCATTAAGTCATCTTTTTTACCCGATTCTTTTGTAGCTGGTTTCTTCATTAAATCTTGCAGGTGTGTTCACTGTCTACATCATTCCCATCTTTTGCTCTagattttaatatgttgttgCACAAAAGAAGcctttggttttattttgttttgggtggATATGGTCCAGTTTCGTTGATAAGTTCAGCTACGATAGCTTGGTAGATGAAACTATCAAGTCGTGTTTCCTGTATTGTGCTCTGTTTCCAGAAAATTTGAGGATAGACAAAGAAAATTTGATAGACTACTGGATATGCAAAGGGTTCATCCTTATCCGTGCAAACTTACTGACGGAGGTTGGTACAAGATACGTTATGATGCATGACGTGGTTCGTGAAATGGCTCTACGGATAGAATCCGATTTTGGGAAATATAAAGAGAATTTTGTTGTGCAATCAGGAGTCGGATTGCATGAACATGCAGTTCCAAGTGTTTTGAACTTAAACTCTGTTCCTCCAACGTAATCATTTGAAGAATCTCTCATGTGAATTCGTTCAGTCTATGCAAAAGGTACTTGTTTTGGATCTATCAGGCAATAAACTTCAATTAACATTGAACTTCCAGAGCAGATAACAGAGCTGGCCTCTTTGCAGTATCTTGACTTGTCTTTTACAAACTATAGAGCAACTCCTTGTTGGTTTACAAAAGTTGGAAAAACTAAATCATCGGGATTTGACTTTTACAAGGAAACTTTGTAGTCTGGGTGGGATATCAAACTTGTCGAGTTTAAGAATTTTGAAACTACGAATTCCTAAAGTTCATGGAGATGTAAGCTTAGTGAAGGAGCTGCAGCTCTTGAAGTATCTACAAGTTCCATAACGATATCTACGGAAATGGGTTTGAAGCAAATGTCACATGATCAAAGGTTGGCGAATTGCATCACTGATCTAGGTCTTGACGGGTTTCTTCAATAGCCATTCgatttatatttacaaataatatGAAACTTTATATATTCACTTGTGACTTTAGACATCAACGAATCTTCAACAAGTCATGCCCTTTGATCACATTTTTCACTTAACATACGTGATTATATATTCTTAGAAGATGACATAACTCAATTATCACTAACACTCACTTGAAGTCTTGGACATTGTTTTCTCCAAATCTTGTCgaccaaaacaaagagaaagcaaCCAATCTTACAGTAATTACACCATTTCAGAAACTAAAAACGTCGTATTTTGATCATCCAGAAACAACGTTTTTGGGCTAACAATCTGCACCTACTGGAGTCCTCTCCCCTTTCCACGTCTGTTAATGATAGATGTTGAAGACTGCCCAAAGCTGAGAAAGCTTCCATTAATTGTTACAAGTTTCCCACGAGTTAAAGAATTTGCAATAGGTAAGCGTCCTCGAGAACAGGAAACTGACCTTGAATGGGAGGACGAAGATTCCGAAAATGGATTCATGCCTAATGCCTTCATTAGATAGGGTAATAACTTTCTTCTTACTATTGCTTTTTCAAGTTTGCTCTAGTTTGACATGAGATATGCACCATGTTTAGACTGTTATGATCCGTCTGCAAATTAAATGACATAATAGAATAGGTTGTGTCTCTAACTtcgtttccttttttatttttcagttgcCGTTTCATGGGTTCTAAAGATCCATTATTCAGGATTGGGATTCCTCACTATCTAAAACCAGAATccacgcttcttcttcttgtattgCTTTCTCATTCGTCTTCCTTtagtgtgtgtttgtgttgttcATTTGGATTATgttattcattttcttattgTATTTCAGAAATACTATTTCTTATTGGATTTTCCGCTTGGGTTTTGATTATTTAGATCAAAATGCCAAGCTTCTTTTGCATCTCTCTTTCATCTTGCAACGTGTTTGTGTTATTCCTTTGGgcaattgttatttttgttaagACAATGTCTAAATCGAATTTGCTCTCTCAATCAGAGTATTGTTCATAATTAGATGCGGGCTCTAGTCAAGGTATAGTTTTAGAATTAGAAAGTATAAAGAACAACTTTTCAATAAActctctcaaaactaaatctCTTTCTCTAAGTCTTAGGAACATCTCTCCACAGACTCTTGTTATACAAAGTTACTTGTTTAACTTAATAGGACTATTATTACGCAAATCTTAAGTACTTATCCTTATATTTCTATTTCTAGCAACTTCCTAGGAGTTTATTCTCTGGTGCCCTTCTCTCTCAAATTCTTTTCTAATTTACCtttgttataataaataatttttttttttcttttaatcaaaaaattgGTCAAATACTAAATAACCTTAACGATTTCCAATATTTACCAACCCAACCAGCAACATTCGGATTACCCACCCAAATATTCGGGTTATCCAAACAATTTCGGATAAACAtttttcaactcttttttttgtttccttcgcTTATCCTCTTTCCCCATTTTTAACTGTCCGActctctccttctccctctcttcaCCAAAATTCTCTGTTCTTCAACAATATCCTCCAAAATCTCTTGGGCATCTCCTCTATTTGTTCAAAATCTTATCAATTCTCGTCGTTTTCCTCAATTTCGGTAAAGGtaagtctttttgttttgtaaaattagggTTCAAACTCAAACGAACGAACTCtcttaaattttgtgttttttttgttaatctagTGATATCAATGGGTCCTAAGACTCGAAATGGTACAAattcgaagaagaggaagaagaagaatcccgTAATTGAAGATCCTCCTCCGCGAACTTCAAGTTTTCCTCCTCCGCCAGCAATAGCTCCTCCCTCGCCAGCAAtaactcctcctcctctgcaAACTGAAGCTTCTCCTCCTCCGTCGGCAGTAGATCCTCCTCCTTCGTTGGCAGtagatcctcctcctccgcgAACTGAAAATTCTCCTCATCCGCCAAGTGAAGgttctcctcctccacaaacTGAAGGTTCTCCTCCTCCGCCAACATTAGATCCTCCTCAGCCGCCAGATGATGAGGATCTATCCCAAACAGAATCCGAGGAACAGAGGTCTCCTCCATCGCATCCACAGGTAACTAGAGTGAAATTTAGAGAAATTGAGATACtagagtttgattttgtttgtacaTGGAGCGGGTTTGATTTAGGTTTGTAGATATAGCGGGAATTGAGAAATTGAATGAGTTGTGTTTTGGTACAAATAAGTTTGTTTGGTACAACTAGACATTTTAGTACATATAAGTTTGTTTGGTACAACTAGACATTTTAGTACAACTATTTATTACAATTCTGTTTTGCAGGATACAGAAGAGGAGACCCAACCAATACCACCTCTGAAGTTTTACTTCAAGCAAACAAATTATACAAAGTGGTGTAGGCTGTAATCAAGGTCTGAAGAGAACAaaacgatgaaagacttggaaaTCCTTACGGAAACGGAGAAGGATTGGTTTCGCTCACACTCGCAGTTTAAGCACATTTGGCACATGCATAAGGAGGAGAACCATAGGTATACGTGTATGTGGTTGTTGTTGCTTCGCATGGTTTGTATGGAGAAAGATAGAGTCTGTTGGTTTGTGGTGAATAGCGTTCCTGTTCGATATTCGCTTAGGGAGCATGGCCTCATTTGTGGATTAGACTGTCGTATCTATCCATCAAACTTTAAGAAATTGGGGAGTGATGAGTTTGTGAAAAGgaattttggagaagaagaagaagaagaagaagaagaaggagaaggaaataAAAAGCCGAAAAAAATTGTGGTAAGAATCAAAGATGTGAGAAGAAAGCTACATTCAATGAAAGCATGTGGAGACCGGTTAAAGATGGCGGTGCTCTTGTTCTTAAGCACTATCATCTCACCTAGAAAAAAGTATGGCTACATCGATGATTTTATGCTTCAAATTGTGGATGATCTATATGCATGTGAAACGTTTCCGTGGGGGAGATACACATTTGACGAAAGTATTACAAATATCTCCCGTTTGATGGATAGTTTTAAGGGGCGTGTGAAGTCAACTTGGTGTTTTCCGGGTTTCTTAACTCCTTTGGAGGTAAAATTTAATTGTTGTGAAGCATTTTGTGTAGATAATTGTTGTATCTTATGGTTTAATGTAACTTGTAGATATTGGCGTGTGAGTGCATTCCTGATTTGAAGAGTAAGTTTCAAGTGGATGTGGTAGGAGCAGAACCAGGTTGTCCAAGAATGTGCAAACAAAAGTGGAGGTATAGTCACATGAAAGGCTTCCCAATTGAAGATGTAAATGACGCCCTTGGATCTACAACGGTAAGTGTTTCTCCTTAACTATAAATTGTTTCTCATAGTGATCTAAAGTTTGTTTTAGATTTAGAAATCTtagcattttgtttgtttattcaacAGGAAATTCATAGCATTTTGGAACCTGAATTGTCTGAGGTCCCTCTTATGGCTCGCATCACAGAAAATGAGGAGATACAATCGAGTGATCCAATTGCTGAGAGTTGGGAGCATCGCCTATGTGtagaaaggaagaagatatgCTGGAAAGAGCTGTATAATTTAGATGTGTCTGCTCGAGGAGAAAATGGGAGAGAAGagcagcaacaagaagaaggagaagcagcAGGAGAAGAGGAAAACATCCCGCCACAGACTTCTAGGTTTGTGAACAATCTTAAAGCGCTTGAAAAGAAAGTAATGGGAGCGATGAAAGCAGGGTTTACTGAAATCAACAAGAAGATTAGTGTCTTGGACAGAAGGTTGAAAGATGTTGAATAAGGATGGACTGAATTTTATGGCTAGTGACAATTTTAGAGGGTCTGGATATGAGAATGATGGTGGTTTTGAGGGAGGTGTTGAGATGTCtagggaacaagaagaagaagacaatggtGATGAGGTGGCTAgggaacaacaagaagaagacaatggtGATGAGATGTCTGGTGAAGAAGACAGTGGTAATAAGGTGgctagtgaagaagaagaagaagaaaaagaagaagaagaagaagaagcagtagGAGGCGaaaaagcagcagcagcagtaggaggtgaagaagcagcagcaatAGGAGGCGAAGAAGCAGCAACAGCAGTAGATGTTGAGATGGgtagtgaagaagaagcagcaatAGGAGGCGAATCAAGAGATGTTGAGATGAGTGGTGAAGATTAAGCAGCAGCAGTAGGAGGCGAAGAAAGAGATGTTGAGATGGTTAAGACACGTTcgcagaagaggaagagagtagGCGAACCTTCAAAGTACCTTAAGAGTCCGTATACAAGGCAAAAGAAGAAAGGTCAACAATTGAAGGCAAAATGATGTTAGTGTTGgtgttgttttcattttgttttttgttggtgttgtttGATGGACTCAGGATTTTCGGATTGATGAATGTATTTCTTAAGCTATTGGGACAACTGGAACAGGTTAGGTACAACTGAgtataaaataatgaataagAACAACTATATGAGTAAAAAATTCTTGGGACAACTGGTACAGTTTAGGTACaattgaggagaagaagaataacgataaaattaaaaaataaagaacttaaatacaaatgaataaaataaataatgatgaATGGTCAACAAATGTAAAAAATCAAGTAATACGTAACTAAAGTACATTGGTCAACAAAAGGCAAAAAGGCAAAAAGGCAAAAAGTTCTACTTGGTCAATAAAATATTGGTCAAAAagttcaataaattaataaaataatggtCATGAAATCAAGTAATTGTACTCAAGCTTATAGTTGTAAATGCATGAACATAGTTgtacttttgttgttttatcaAATTATCAGTAGTACCTTAATTTAAAAGGATCGTTTGCAGTAGTACATTTGATAATACGTGATTAAAGTACATTTAATGcaatttcatttgaaaatttGTGTCAAATAACTTGTTCTCATGTTTGACATAATTACTTGGTTAAAATTTACAAAGTAACAATCAAAGTATAAGGAATATTGTCTCTATATGTAGGAACATCAAATGTATTAggaatagttttttaaattgcATAAGTTATAAAGTTAAAAGCTtagtttttctttcatttcattaGCAACCATAATTGTAAATCATATAGTTAAATTTAgtatttaagaaaacaaaacttaaacatAGTTGTATCTTAGTTGTTCGTAGTTGTACCacggaaaaaaaattactaaaatttaaatatcatgtAGTTGTACCTTAGTTGTTCTTAGTTGTACCACGGGGAAAAATTGCTTAAAGTTAGATATAACATAGGTGTACCACAGTTGTTCCTGTTACAGTCAATTGtaccaaaacagaacaaacgaGTTTGAtaaccaaaaacagaacaaacgagtttcacaacaaaaaacagaacatacaGTTATACAGTACTACCACCACTCTGGAAGTACTCGTACATGCGTCCCATagatcttttcttccttttcccaTGTTCTCCAACCGatttaaacctttttgttttggttcttccTTTTTTCAGGGCATAAGGTGGAGGAAAGGCAAACAGTTGTTGTATGTGTTCCGGTACAATCCACTGAGACATATGGGGAACTGGATATATTGTCCGGTAATACGCCAATGACCACTGTTCCATCCGATAATATTTGGAGCATAAATCATGTAGTTCACACTCATTATCAACACTCTTAGATGCTTCGCTGACAACAGCTATTGCATGCACACATGGATATTTATCAATATCAAATTGCTTGCAAGagcaacttttgttttttaggtcTACCAAATAACCGCTACCATCAGCTCCAATGACATTATATTCCAATAAGAAGCTGTTTAGTTCATACACCAGTAGCAACTTCGCTTCTTCACATCTCTAGTGCAATATTTTCTCAAGAAGAGGCACCATTATCTGCGATGGAGGTACTGATGCAGAAGTCTTCCTATGTTCGTTAAACCATTCAGCCAATTTCCCAACAATAGCATCGATCATTGGTAAGAGCGAGTATTGCCTTGCGTCTTTGAAAACACCATTAATAGATTCAACACAATTGCTGGTGTCTATATTGTATCTTGCTCCTGGGAAATAACATCTagcccattttttttcttcaacatgtGAATCTAGATATACCGCTGCAGCAGGATACCTTATCCTAAAATCATGATAAAGTGTTTTGAACGTACCTTCTGTATAAGACCTAGCACATTCTATGAATTTTCTTCCAACGGTGTCTTTGTTGACGTTACTGCATGCTGCTTTCACATTTTGAtccaaatgatatatacaataacCATGTTGAGACAATGGATACACCTCAGCTACTGACTTGATAAGGCTTTGATTTCTATCAGAAACAAACACAAGTTCAGGGGCGTCTGGTACTCTTGATTTCAACTTATTGAAAAACCAACTCCAACTTAAGTAATTTTCACCATCGACTACACCAAAAGCAAtaggataatgatgatgattaggATCTTGAGCTGTAGCAACAATAAGCACTCCACCTTGTGCAGTCTTAAGGTGGGTTCCATCCACAATGATCACTTGTCTCATAGCCTTGAAGCCTTCAACGCAAGCTCCCAGCGCGAAGAATAAGTACTTAAAATTATTCTTTTCGTCTAATTCCACACATGAGACAGTTTCTGGATTCACTACCTCTAACATGTGCATATAAGAATACAACATCTTGTAACTTTCCTCAAGACTACCACGAACCTCACTAGCAGCTTGCTTTTTTCCTCTCCATGCAGTGGAGTATGACACTTTAACACCAACTCTTGTTTGAATCAAAGGGATGAGATATTTAGGAACTGGAGTCTTAAGCTTACATGGATATTCCTCACGCAAAACAGATGCTACTAATCATTGTGAgcctttccttttgtttctgtttgtaCTTGCTGTTGAACGATAACACGTATGAATTTTGTTGTAAGTTCTAACCGAGAAACAATCTGAATTCTGAAGCTTCGCAACTCGTAAATACCACTTGCAACCCTTTTTTGATTCACTGCATTTTACCACGTACAACTTCGGATCCGACTTCACaataacaaactcaaaacagttCTTATGTGCACATTTTTCAACTAAATCTTGTACTGCTTTCTTACTTCCAAATTCTTGACCTATTGTCAGATTCACACCATCTTCCCATTCCAAATGTACCTTTGTAACTTGCAGCATATCATCGTTAACAATGacgtcttcttgttcttcacttgcGACATTGTCATCGTTTCGAACCAGCTCATTATGTTCAAACGTTTCACCTGCATAAAGAGTCATGATACCATCACCAATACGAGTCCTTGCACATGAAATCAACTCCTCCGCATTACTTGCACCAACTTCACCAACGTTACCAATTTCACCAACTTCACCAGTTTCACCAACTCGATTTTGCTCACAACCATGATTTTGTTCGTCATCTTTTTCCAACTCCACATGCATTACATTGAATTCAGTTTGATTCCATTCTAGATAACAcgaaacatcatcatcatcgaagaTATATATTGGTTTCTTAGGCTTCACTGAAACTGGAATGTAACTAAATTTCATCTTCGTCGCTGCATCTACCATCATCTTTCTGCATATTTTATCAACCAATGCAGAAAAAGTAACCTCCCCAATAGGTGCCTTCATCAAAAGAGCATGACGAACATCTTCTCTTGAAATCCATTGTATTTCATCTCCATTGTTCAAATAATTACCCCcataatcaaaatgaatgaatgtgcgaagattattattcattatcccctgaaaatagaataaaattcCCTAACATCAGAATATTTCTCGCTTTCTATTCATTATCAGTTGTAATCGTTGTATCAGTTGTCCTAGTTGTATCAGTTGTACCTAAATATGCAGATACGAGGAAACCTAATGTCATCTAGCTCGATTCAACCCCTAGATCCATAAATTATAAACGTAATCTGAGTCTAATAGACTTGAGCAAATGAAATTAACAAGATGAACCCAATAAACATACAAGAACACGAATTTAAAAGAAATCTAAACAATATCCCCAAATAGAAACACAAATGTTGTACAAATCTAACATCAACACTTGTTCTTACACTATAAACAAGTTTCAAACACGttgaaattgaacaaaaacagtagaataaacccagaaattacCTGAATACGAGCTTCAATGGAGCTTCAATGGTGGAATTGGAGATGCGTGGGTTGTACGGATGGGGAGGAGGAGATGCGATTaggttttaatttgattggtttgttttttagttttttttatcaaatatatataaatacatagtttgtttaaattatataaaaagaaaataaaaagggcAAAACAGAGATATATGTTTATTGTAAAGGTACAAGggtatatagaaaaaatgtgGATAGTGTAAAATGATATGTTGGACATAAGGGCATAAGAGATTAAAGTCCCAACTTCCTAAGAGACAGTTTGGCCCTGTTCGGAAGGCTGTCGCGGCGACTCTTAGTAGCGACTGGTTTTCAATGAcaagagttttgattttttttttttttttaaagctggGTTGTGTCGTTAATGGCAGAAGAAGATGGAATAGTACAGACCTGTAAATTTCTGGTAATAGTAATTTGATTTGAATCTacagatctgaaaaaaaaaaatcagcgaCAGTCGCTAGTTcaaattaaaatgatttaaagGATGAGTTCTGTAGCTGTTTAATCCAGCGACTCCAAATTCCTAAAATACTGATCGCTGCGACAGAGATTTTGAAGGATGGAAAGGAGATGaacaagagataaaagagaTCTGTAGGTAAAAATTTTGATCGCCGGCTGCTGTCG from Camelina sativa cultivar DH55 chromosome 7, Cs, whole genome shotgun sequence includes the following:
- the LOC104705155 gene encoding uncharacterized protein LOC104705155, which gives rise to MVDAATKMKFSYIPVSVKPKKPIYIFDDDDVSCYLEWNQTEFNVMHVELEKDDEQNHGCEQNRVGETGEVGEIGNVGEVGASNAEELISCARTRIGDGIMTLYAGETFEHNELVRNDDNVASEEQEDVIVNDDMLQVTKVHLEWEDGVNLTIGQEFGSKKAVQDLVEKCAHKNCFEFVIVKSDPKLYVVKCSESKKGCKWYLRVAKLQNSDCFSLKTPVPKYLIPLIQTRVGVKVSYSTAWRGKKQAASEVRGSLEESYKMLYSYMHMLEVVNPETVSCVELDEKNNFKYLFFALGACVEGFKAMRQVIIVDGTHLKTAQGGVLIVATAQDPNHHHYPIAFGVVDGENYLSWSWFFNKLKSRVPDAPELVFVSDRNQSLIKSVAEVYPLSQHGYCIYHLDQNVKAACSNVNKDTVGRKFIECARSYTEGTFKTLYHDFRIRYPAAAVYLDSHVEEKKWARCYFPGARYNIDTSNCVESINGVFKDARQYSLLPMIDAIVGKLAEWFNEHRKTSASVPPSQIMVPLLEKILH